The Camarhynchus parvulus chromosome 4A, STF_HiC, whole genome shotgun sequence genomic sequence GGTTGCTGCCAtaccagagcagcaccaggtgGTTTAGATGTGTCCTCCATGTACAAATCAAATGTCTTGGGTCTGGTGGTGTTGAAATAAGAATTACAAAGGTGCCCCAGCTCTGAATTTCATGCCTGATACTCTACCACTGTTGGTTCCCTGTATTGTCACACTCGAGCAGCAGCAgacctgccctgtgcccagtaTCCTGCTGGCACGTTGGGTCTGGCTGTCTGCTCCATCTTGAGTGATTCCATCATCCTGGCAGAGGTCCTTGtgcttggagcagctctgacacaGGATTCCTTTGGCCTGTGTAACTTTCTGTATTTGGCCAACTGCTCTAAACCGGGTTcttgtggggagggggctttgAGGGCATTCTCTCAGCTGCAGGCCCTTTGAAAGGCTGGGAAATTCTGTAAATATATGAGAAAAAGTGGCAAAGTTGTGTTCACAGCACAGTTTTACCAAAAACcctgctggtttggggttttttgttttgttgagtttttttccaCCAGTGCTCTTTTCCTTGCATTACAGCACTTTGGAGAGGGGGTAAAAACCAGCACCAGCCCCTTGCTCTCCCTACTCTGGTGTCAGGGTTCCTTTCCTGTGGCCTGCAATTCTGTTTCATTCATCTTGTGCTGTTATTAGGAGCAAAATCCTGACCCAAACTCCATGCCCCTGGCATGCTGGGCTCCTGGATCAGTTGTGTGACCCCTGCCCGGTGTGCCAGCcccccagaggagctgtgtgtcATTCATCTGGGACCTGGCTcctcactttttattttccctcctgtATTCAACCTGTAGCTGAACCCTGACACCCAACCCCGTGCTTGAGGCAGAGACAGTGGAATCACCACCTTCTGAGATGGTGACAAATCTTCTTTTATTCAGTGGTGTCAGGAGCCTTTATGCTAGTTACAAGCTGTGCCCATGCCCCTCCCGAGTCCCTTCAGCCCCTGCTGGCCTGTCCCCATGGACTTGGCTGCTGATCCTGCATCAGCCCatgtgctgtgagcaggagctgcgTGAGGGAGGGTGACTCATGCTCTGTGCTCGTCTGGGCAGACCTCATCTCCCATGAATCCCGGCCCTCCAGAGCCGGGGGAGCCCGGCCAAGTGTCCTCTTCCAAAAGGCACCGGCAAGGGAGTGGTGGGATTAGGCAGAAAAAGCCTGCAGAGgaatgctgctgtgggaggggaaggagctgtggcaggaggtgctgggggccCTGTAGATGATCCCCCCCTCTGCTGCAAGAGCCTTGCAGGGGCCAGACATCTGGCCAAGCTTCCCTCTCAGAGGACAGCTCTGGTTCTCTAGGCTGTTCAGGCTGGTGTCCTCCAAAATGTGTTCACTATTCCTGGTGGGTGTGGAGAACTTGCTCCCAAGGCAGGTTGAACAGTTTCTCTCCTGATTTTCTGCACGAGGTAATAGGAAAAGCAAAGTGGGGATTGGTCTAGTGAAAGTGGATTTTATTCCCTGTCTGTCATCATGGGAAGAACCCCTCTAGAATCTGCAGAAATAATCAGGCAGcccaaaaactccaaataaATTGCTCCGTTTTGCAGCTTCAGTCTGAATTGCTTGCTCTGATTGAGATGCTGGTCCTGGGCTGGTTCTGTTGTTATCTTCTGCTGAGCCATTAATGCACCTCAGGAGGGCTCTGGAGGGTGTGTCAGAGGGAGGTTGGAGCTTgttgtgctgctcctctgagtTTGCTGTGAATGACACCATGCAGAGATGAAACGTGCATGGAGCAAGAGCCTGAGAGACTGCACAGCTCCgggggggagcagcagggccacaggggtgtctgtctgtctgtctgtctgtgtgtctgtctgtctgtgtctgtgttctCCATTCTgttgggatgtgtgtgtgtccctttctgttgtgtgtgcagggtgtgtgtgGGGCACTGTGTCCTGTTCTGTCAGGGACACAGCCACCAGCATTTGGTGCTGTCACACCAATGCAGCCTCGTTGGCCAGAGGTGGGCTGCTGGATCCTGAAGCTGGGGCTTGGCTGAGCCTTTGCTGGGGCCAAGCTCTCTCCTGATTGTCTCTGGTACCCAGAGCCacggctggggctggcagaatCCACTGGTGACCTGAGCAGTTAGTGGCCACACTTCAATGCTGTGACTGAAATTTCATTTGCTGCATTGTGAGGCTGTGAGATGACAGCAGAATGGGGCAGCCCAGGACCAGCCTGGGACTGATGGAGCCATGTGGAAGGAACCAGGAGTTACCTCCTGCCCAAGTCCCTCCCAcagtgctcagcagtgctggctgctgtcctGGCCAGGTGGAGATGTCTACCCAGAGATGGGCACACTGCTCATCCCAAATGTGTTAGGGCTGGCTCTGATCCCTctgccttctcttcctctcGTCCCCAAGCTCCCCTCTCCTCTTCAGCACAATGGCCTGCCAAGAGAGTGAGTACCTGGATGACCAGAAGAAATGTGTCCCCTGCAGGAAGTGCATGCCCGGGCAGGAGCTTTCCAAGGTAAATTGACTTGTCTGTAAGGAGCAGAAATCATCATGGGTGGCACGGCTGGGTTAATCCTCTGCCAGCCTCCCTTCAGAAGGGTGATCTTAGGTCCCAGCATGTTGGGAAGAGCTGAGACTTGGTAGGATGGAGTGGTGGATTGTTTCACTTGCCCAGTTAGAAGGGTGAGACAATGGAAGCAGGAGTGATGAGGGATTTaaggcagcacagggaacaacctgatttccttttttgctGGTGGAAATCTAAATTTCCTCTGGGCTGTAGCCCCAAGCAAGGTCACACTGCGTGGCTGGGCTGCACCTGGGTGGGTGCCAGCAGGACACTGCTCCAGGGGGTCTCAGTGGTGGGGGGCTTGGGTTGGTGGGAGGCTTGGGTtggtgggaggcagcagggttcacctggtggtgctgctggtgctttccagcacccagagcacacCGGTGggccccagctgggagcagatggggtccctgagtgtcacctgggagctgcactgGCGCTGGCTGCTCTCACCTGGGTTCTGAGGACCCCACATGAACGGCGGCCCTTTGCCCCCAAAGAAGGGACGCTGTTTCCCTCAGTACCGCTTGGAGCCCCTCACCACgtgtccccaccctgccccttGCAGGACTGCGGCGATGGCAGCGGCGGGGACGCGCAGTGCGTGGCCTGCCCTCCCAGGAAGTTCAAGGACCGCTGGGGCCACCACGGCTGCAagccctgcctgtcctgtgCCCTCATCAACCGCCTGCAGAAGTCCAACTGCACAGCCACGGCCGATGCCGTCTGCGGGGAGTGCCTGCCGGggtgagcagggccagcacagccacacctggggcaggcagggaggggctgggcacGGGGGGCCACCCATGGTCCCACATGGCACCTAAGAGGAGCCTGGTGACGCAGTGGTGTCTCTGTGAGGATGCTGCTAATGGCGTGGAAGTCAGAGCCCTCTGGAGGGTCCTGTTGTAGCTCCAGAGAAGGAAACCTCGAGGCTCACGTAAACgagctgtgaaagaaaacttccAGACTCTCATTGTTCTGTAGACACCAGGGTGGCTGAGCCCTGGAAGGTGAAGTGTTGTAGACCACTGTGGTTAGTAGTCCCCAAAGAGGGGGTTTAAAGGGTTACTGAAATGAAATGGCTGCACACagacagcctgtgctgcaggcaccCACTGGCCAGCTCCAGTGTATGAGTCTCTTCTCAGAGCTGTAGCTGGGCtgtttccagccctgcagggagccaTTAACCATTAAAATCCAGTTCAGCAGACATGGTgggggcgggcagggggggCTGTTGGACAGATGTTGCTTCTTGACAAATGTCTAGACATGAGCAAGTAGGTGTGGTGTGGCTCCAGCCAGCGATGAGAGCCCTGTTGCTCCCGttgccagccaggcaggagtgCAGGAtagctgtcccctgtgctgtggggtgggtggcacagctggctgcacggcagggtggtggcagcccagggggccaggctgagctgagcctgtgTGCTGTGTTCCAGGTTCTACAGGAAGGCGCGGATCAGCGGGCAGCTGGAGTGGGAGTGCATTCCCTGCACCAAGCAGACGCCGTCCTCCGAGCCACAGTGTAGGTGTCCCACCGTGCTGGGGTCAGGGCAGGTGacctgggcacaggggagccacagccctgctggaggaggcACGGCCATGGCATGTGAtgagggatgggcagggaaggggtggtCCAAGCCTCGGAGTTTGATGATGATGTTTGCAGGTCGCTCCAGAACAAACCTGGTGAAGGTCGCTGTCCCTACTGTACCACCACAGGACACAGCCCTTCTTGCACTgaccagcagtgccctggtcaTCAttgtcctggtgctgctggcactttCCATCATCTACTGCAAGCGATTCTGGAAAAGCCAGTGCCAGAGAGGTGAGTTGGTGCTctcatccctgctgtgccactcaCCTGTGCCCGTGGCCCCTTCTTGCTGTGCAGAGCATTGCTGAATTCACAGCACAGTGACCCAGCTGTTCCTCAGCTCATACAGAATAGACACCTCATCGTGCTTCTCATGCCTGCAGGGCctctctctgtgtgtgctttaCCTGCTCAGTGACACAGAGGAGCCTCCCTCCTTCTTAGGGCCAtcgggaggaggaggaggccatTTCACAGTCAGAGCTGGCAATCCTCCcttctgagatttttctgcttgGGTGGCTCTTTTCTGCAGAATGAAGAGGGCTGTAGGTGTGGTGGCCAGGGTTGGGGCAGGATGGCATCCAGCAGcatgccagggagctgctgggctcccagctcctcactggcagaCATACCACAGGGCTGAGGACATGCTAGGGAAGCGAGCCAAGCCTTTGCTCAGGCTGTTTCTCCTCTACCCTCCAAGTCTTCCTGAGGACTCAGAACTTCTCGGGCCAGCGAGCAACGTTCccaactgcagcagcacctggcaggttcctgtgtgaggagcagatgTCCGGACCCTGCTGCCTGGGTGTGAAGAATTTGAGCCCTTGCTACAGGCAGGCAGAAGGTACCTGCTCTCGTTCTTtccctgggggaaggagggtgCTGCTAGGCTCCAGCTCACACGGTCCCAGGATGAGATGCCctgaggcaggagggatggagctggatgCCGAGCTTCACTGATGAGTGCTGGTTTCTGGTTCCAGGCCCCGTGGAAGCAGTGAAGTTCATTTCTGATGGGGAAGCCGTGGGTCTCCAGCTGCCCTCTCTCCAGCCAGAGATGGACTTGCCCCCAGCCattgcagccagcactgcctccaaggcccagctgggcaggagcctcCTGGAAAGCCAGCCCCTGATCCGGGCCTCAGGCCACGGTGACTGCCTGGAGGGGGTCCTgctgccccccacccccaggCAGGGCACGGTGGAGGCCCTGgtccccctctcctcctgcgCCTCCGAGATGCAGCACAAGTGGCCCCATGCACCCGTGGAGTGCACTGAGCTGGACCTCCAGAAGTTCTCCAGCCAGGTGGAATTTGTGGGTGGTGGGCAGCTGGAGGACGCCGCCGGCCGGGCTGTGGAGAGGATtccagcagagagcagtgctggggtgcAGGAGAGGGCTCATCACCTGCCCACAGCTGAAATCCCACCTGGGGAGCAGCCGGTGAGTTCCTCCTGCCTTACCACTCCTCAGAACTGCTGCCAGTTGCCCAAGGCTCAGGCACAGAGGCTGGGCTCGACATAGGGGTAGGAATATGGGCTGAGTTGTGTTAATATGGGGTGGTAAGGCGGGAGAAGAAGCACCATTCCCTGAGTCCCTGTGtaagccctgggagcagagccaggctttgCTGTTCTCAGCCGACTGCCACCAACCTTGGGGTCTTTGTCTTGCCAGGTGGATGATGCCCAGAGCCTGGTGACTCAGATCAGCAGCACGGCTGGTGGTAAGTGACCTTCAGTCTCACCTTTGTGCTCCAAGTACGGGCATATCAGAGGCAGGTTCTTGGAAGGGAGCTCCTCCAGAAGCCCACCAGGGACTCACCTGACTTGTGGCTTTTGGTCCACAGGGTATATTTTCTGTGATGCTGCCTTGAGTGGCCTGTGGGCAGGTGGCCCAGCTATCACCAGTCACCAGCTTTGCCAGGACTGAGCCAGCTCCATGTTGCTGAGCTCTAAAAGTGATGTTGGAGGagatccctgccctggcaggatgGCCTTTCACCTGCTCAGCAGGGCCCGAGGCTGGAGGctgttctcttttcccttttcctgtttgCCTAGGATGTGTCCTAACCCACCTTTGCTGTGTTG encodes the following:
- the EDA2R gene encoding tumor necrosis factor receptor superfamily member 27; the protein is MACQESEYLDDQKKCVPCRKCMPGQELSKDCGDGSGGDAQCVACPPRKFKDRWGHHGCKPCLSCALINRLQKSNCTATADAVCGECLPGFYRKARISGQLEWECIPCTKQTPSSEPQCRSRTNLVKVAVPTVPPQDTALLALTSSALVIIVLVLLALSIIYCKRFWKSQCQRVFLRTQNFSGQRATFPTAAAPGRFLCEEQMSGPCCLGVKNLSPCYRQAEGPVEAVKFISDGEAVGLQLPSLQPEMDLPPAIAASTASKAQLGRSLLESQPLIRASGHGDCLEGVLLPPTPRQGTVEALVPLSSCASEMQHKWPHAPVECTELDLQKFSSQVEFVGGGQLEDAAGRAVERIPAESSAGVQERAHHLPTAEIPPGEQPVDDAQSLVTQISSTAGGLPIAELPHSLVQSLAFLLDPSLSGVKNFSHVALELGLMPQLLGRISGFEQLVAHFTSAGAVVTVPLLARALQRLQRFDALLLLCDHFTLSPAPDRQR